A window of Aeromicrobium duanguangcaii genomic DNA:
AAGCCCGCGTCCACGAGCTCGCGGATGATGCCCGAGACGGTCGCCGGCGCCAGCTGCGTGAGGCGGGCGATCTCGGCCTGGCTCAGCCCTCCGGCCTCGCGCACGACGCGCACGACGCGACTCTGGTTCGAGGCGCGCAGCGCAGCAGTGGTCCGGGGGCCGGTCGGCATGCGCTCACTGTCGCGCAGTGTGAACTTGTCGTCAAGTATCGAACGCAAGCCGGGGGAAGGCCAGTCGAGGGCGAGCGTTGTGTTCACCTGTTGACCTCAACAGTGTGACGTAGTTCACTGTTGGTACTCCACGCCGAGGTGGGGACGACATTTCTTGGAGGATCTGTGAACACCATCTCTCGCGTCGCCCGGGTGGCGGCGACCCTCACGATCGGCCTGGGCGCACTGGCCGCATGTGGCGCCAACGACGACGACAGCGGCGACGATGGTGGCGGTGGCGACAAGGAGAAGACGATCGCCCTGCTGCTCCCCGAGACCAAGACGACCCGGTACGAGAGCTTCGACAAGCCGCTCTTCGAGGCCAAGGTCAAGGACGTGTGCGACAAGTGCAAGGTCGACTACCTCAACGCCGACCAGGACGCCTCCAAGCAGCAGCAGCAGGCCCAGTCCGCCATCACGAACGGCGCGAACGTCCTGGTCCTGGACCCGGTCGACGGCAAGGCCGCCACCACGATCGTGAAGTCGGCGCAGAGCTCGAAGGTGCCGGTGATCGCGTACGACCGCTTCATCGAGGGCGCCGACTACTACGTCTCGTTCGACAACGAGCGGGTCGGCCAGTTCCAGGCCGAGGCGCTCGTGAAGGCCACCGGTGACGAGGGCGACATCCTCATGCTCAACGGCTCGCCGACCGACCCCAACGCGGCGCAGTTCAAGAAGGGCGCCCACTCGGTCCTGGACAAGAGCAACCTGAAGATCGTCGCGGAGTACGACAACCCCGACTGGAGCCCGGACAACGCCCAGAAGTTCACCAGCTCGCAGTTCAACAAGATCGAGCCGCAGGAGCTGGCCGGGGTCTACGCCGCCAACGACGGCCAGGCCGGTGGCGTGTTCGCCGCCTTCAAGTCCGCCGGTGTCACGAAGATCCCGCCGATCACCGGTCAGGACGCCGAGCTGGCCGCGATCCAGCGGATCATCGCCGGCGACCAGTACATGACGGTGTACAAGCCGATCCGCCGGGAGGCCGAGAAGGCCGCCGAGCTGGCCACCGACCTGGCCAACGGGGTCGACATCGCCGGATTCGAGGATGTCGACGGTGTCGCCTCGTTCATCCTGGACCCGATCGTGGTCGAGAAGGACAACATCAAGGACACGATCGTCAAGGACGAGTTCTACTCCGTCGAGGACATCTGCACGCCCGAGTACGCCGACGCCTGCAAGGCCGCCGGCCTCTCCTGAGCCCCCTGGTGCGGGGGCCGGCTCCGGTCGGCCCCCGTTCCGCACGTCCTTCGTCGCTCGAACCCCCCAGGAAGCCCCATGACCGCACCCGTCCTGTCCCTGCGAGGTGTCGCCAAGCGCTTCGGCGCCGTGCAGGCCCTCATCGACGTCGACTTCGAGGTCCGGCCCGGCGAGGTCGTGGCACTCGTCGGCGACAACGGCGCCGGCAAGTCCACCCTCGTCAAGATCATCTCCGGTGTGTACGGCGCCGACTCCGGCGTGATCGAGATCGAGGGCCGGCCGGTCCAGATCAACGGCCCGAAGTCCGCGCAGGCGCTCGGCATCGCCACGGTCTTCCAGGACCTGGCGCTGGCCGACAACCTCGACGTCGTCGCCAACCTCTTCCTCGGCCAGGAGTCGACCTCGGCCGGCGTCCTGGACGAGGAGTCGATGGAGTCGCGCAGCTGGGAGCTGCTCCGCCAGCTCTCGGCCAAGATCCCCTCCGTGCGGATCCCGATCGCGGGACTGTCCGGCGGCCAGCGCCAGACCGTCGCGATCGCCCGCAGCCTGGTCGGCGACCCGAAGATCATCATGCTCGACGAGCCCACGGCGGCCCTCGGCGTCGCCCAGACGGCCGAGGTGCTCAACCTGGTCGAGCGGCTCCGCGAGTCCGGCCTGGCCGTCGTGCTGATCACCCACAACATGGCCGACGTCCAGGCGGTCGCCGACCGGATCTACGTCCTGCGGCTGGGGCGCAACGCCGCGGAGTTCCGCATCGACGACGTCACGACCGACCAACTGGTCGCGGCCATCACCGGGGCCTCGGACAACGTCGTCGCCGCCCGCCGGGCGCGGGCCGAGGGCGCCGCCATCCCACCCATTCCGCTCCCTGACCTGCCGACGGAGGACGAGGCATGAGCTACGCCGACCGCGCCGACGAGCGCCTCGTCCAGGACACGTCCCCGCACGCCATGCTGACCAGCGTCGTGCGCCGGCTGCGGTCCGGTGACCTCGGGATGATCCCGGTCGTCGTCGGACTCGTCGTCATCTGGATCGTCTTCTACGCGATGAACCCGCGGTTCCTCTCGTCGCGCAACCTCGTCGAGCTGAGCCTGGACTCGGCCACCATCGGCATGATCTCGGTGGGCATCGTCCTGGTGCTGCTGCTGGGCGAGATCGACCTGTCGGTCGGCTCGGTCTCCGGGCTCTCCGGGGCGGTGCTGGCGGTCCTGCTGGTCTACCACGACTGGCCGCTGCTGGCGTCGATCCTCGCGGCGCTGTGCGCCGGACTGGTGATCGGCGCGTTCTACGGGCTCCTGTTCACGCGGTTCGGGGTGCCGAGCTTCGTCATCACGCTGGCTGGCCTGCTGGCCTTCCTGGGCGCGCAGCTGAACGTGCTGGGTCGCAACGGCACGGTGAACCTGCCCGGTGACTCCGCGCTGATCGACTTCGCGAACTTCACGTTCCTGCCGCCGTGGCTGTCCTACGTGCTCGCCGTCGGGGTGGGCCTGGCCTATCTGCTGGCGCGCCTGCGGACGCTGCGCCGTCGTGCGGCGGCCCAGCTCTCGGCCCCGAGCCTGCGGTGGATCGTCGTGCGAGCGGTCGTGATCGCGGCAGCGGTGGCGGGCGTGGCCTGGTACCTCAACATCGACCGCGGGATCGGCGCCATGCCGCTGCTGTGGGTGGGCGTCATCATCACCATGGACTTCCTGCTGCGCCGCACCACCTGGGGCCGGCACGTGTTCGCGGTCGGTGGCAACGAGGAGGCGTCGCGGCGTGCGGGCGTGCCCGTGAACCGCGTCTACATCTCGGTGTTCGCGCTGTGCTCGATGTTCGCCGCGCTCGGTGGCGTGCTGGCGGCCGGCCGCCTGCAGGCGGTCAGCCAGTCCAGTGGCGGCACCGACACCAACCTCATGGCGATCGCCGCGGCGGTCATCGGCGGCACGAGCCTGTTCGGTGGTCGCGGGTCGGTCTACTCGGCGCTCTTCGGCATGCTCGTGCTGCAGTCGATCACCAGCGGCCTCAACCTGGTCGGGGTCGACGCCTACGTGCGCTACATGGTCACCGGCGCCGTGCTGCTGCTGGCGGTCACGATCGACTCGCTCTCGAGGCAGGCGCGCAAGAGCAGCGGCAGTGGGTGAGGGCCGTTTGTGTCACGTGCGGACCAACCGCCTGCGGCTCGGTAAGGTCAGGTCATGCGAACTGAGACCGACGTCGTCGTCGATCACCTGACCAAACAGTTCGGCTCCGTCAAGGCCGTGGATGACCTCAGCTTCACCGTCCGTCCCGGCGCGGTGACCGGATTCCTCGGTCCCAACGGAGCCGGCAAGACCACCACCCTGCGGATGCTGCTCGGCCTGGTGCGACCCACGGGAGGCAGCGCCCTCATCGGGGGCAAGCGCTACGAGGACATCGCGCAGCCCGGCGCCACCGTGGGCGCCGCGCTCGAAGCCTCGAGCTTCCACCCCGGACGGACCGGACTGGACCACCTGCGCGTGTACGCGCCGCAGGTCGGAGCCAGCGACGCGCGCTGCCACGAGCTGCTCGAGCTGGTCGGCATGACCGACGCGGCCAAGCGGCGCGTCGGCGGCTACTCGATGGGCATGCGGCAGCGCCTGGGCCTGGCCTACGCGCTGCTGGGCGACCCGGACGTCATCCTGCTCGACGAGCCGGCCAACGGCCTGGACCCGCAGGGCATCGTCTGGCTGCGGCACCTGTTGCGCGCCTTCGCCGACGAGGGCCGCACGGTCCTGGTCTCGAGCCACGTGCTCAGCGAGGTCCAGCACACCGTGGACGACGTCGTGATCATCGCGAGCGGCCGCCTCGTGCACGCCTCGCCGCTGCAGGGCCTGCATGCCCTGGTCGAGTCGCGGGTCCGGATCGCCGGCCCCGCCCCCGAGCGCATCGCCGCGCTGGCAACCGACCGGGGCTGGCGTCACGAGCCGGTCGCCGGCGGCATCGACGTCGTCGACGTCCCCGCGGCCGAGGTGGGCGCCGCGGCCTTCGCCGCCGGCATCGAGGTCCACGAGCTGGCGAACGTCGGAGTCGGCCTCGAGGACGTGTTCCTGCGGCTGACCTCCAGTCCCGACGCCCCGGCGTCGCGAGGAGGTGTGGCCGCATGAGCGCCGCGTTCAAGGCAGAGCTGCGCAAGCTCTTCAGTACCCGTCTGTGGTGGCTGCTGGCCCTCGTGCTGGTGGCGTACCTCGTGTTCATCGCCGTGGTGATCTCGTTCTCGTTCACCGTCGACATGGGCGACGACTCGGGCATGCCGGTGGGTGAGGAGCTGGCGCGCGTCGTCTACTCGCTCACCAGTCCGATCGGCTACGTCTTCCCGCTCATCGTGGGCAGCCTGCTGTTCACCGGAGAGTTCCGCCACAAGACCATCACCGCGTCCCTGCTGGCCCAGCCCAACCGGTCGGTGCTGATGGCCGCCAAGCTGGCCGCGGCCGTCGTGGTCGGCCTGATCTACGGCGTCATCGGGACGGCCTCGACCGTGGCCGGTGCGGCTCCCGTGCTCGCGTGGCGCGGCGACGGCGCCTACCTCGGCGCCGAGAGCGTGCTGACGCTGCTCGGCATGTCGGTCCTGGTCATGACGATCTGGGCCGTCCTGGGCACCGCGATCGGCAGCGTCCTGACGAACCAGGTCGCCGCGATCATCGTGATCCTGGCGTTCACCCAGTTCGTCGAGCCGGTCGCGCGCGTCGCGCTCGGTGCCTGGGACGCGACGTCCGAGGTGGCCAAGTACCTGCCGGGCGCCGCGGCCGATGCCGTCCTGGGGTCGAGCTTCTTCGCCCAGGACACCACGACGGACCTGCTCTCGCGCGGGCCCGGGGCGATCGTGCTGCTGGCCTACGTGCTGGTGTTCGTGCTGCTGGGCCGCTTCGTGACCCTGCGCCGCGACATCGGCTGAGCGACTCCCGCCGCCGCCCCCTGGCAACTTTTGGAAACGGATCCACCTTTCTGCTCCGGCGGAAGGTGGATCCGTTTCCAAAAGTGCGAGCGGGGGAGGGGCCGAGGGGCCGAGGGCCGAGGGCTGAGCGAGCCCGCTCAGCGGCGGACGAACCGCACGTCGGTCCGGCTGGTATCCCGCGAGGGGCGCCAGCCGGGCTCGTCCTGGTCCGCGACCCAGGCCATGTCGTCGAAGGTGACCTCGCTGATGCGGAACTCGGTCGAGTTCGCCACGAGGAACTGCGCCAGCGCCCAGCCGCGGGTGTCGATCTGGTCGCCGGTCAGCGCGATCGCGTGCTGCCCGGACGAGGGATCGGAGTCGACGCGCACGCGCCCCCAGGCCTGGTTCAGGTAGGCCTCGAGGTCGGCGCCGGTGGACCCGGCCTTCGGGTCGGTCGCGCAGGCGAACGCCGCGGGGGAGTAGCCGCGCAGGGCCGAGGCCAGCACGCGCGCGTCCGCCTCGTGGTCCGCGTAGGCCTGCGGGAACCCCGAGCGCTGAACGGCCTGGGCGGCGTCGGTGATCTCCATGGACTCGTAGTCCTCGATCGTGGCCAGCGCGTCGTAGAACTTCCCGGTCGAGTAGACCGGATCGAGGATCTCCTCGACGGTTCCCCAGCCCTGCGAGGGCCGCTGCTGGAACAGCCCGACCGAATCGCGGTCGCCGTAGTCGATGTTGCGGATCTTCGACTCCTGGTACGCCGTGGCGATCGCGATGGTCGTCGCCCGCGGCGGCAGGCCGCGCTCGTGGGCCTGGGCCGCCATCAGCGCGGCCCACTTCGCCTGCTCGACGTCGACCTCGACCGTGCGGTCACCGACCGTCGCGACGCAGAACCCGCGGTTCTCGATGCCGTTCTCGAAGGACTTCAGGACGACGAACACGAGCGCCGCCGTGGCGACGACCGTGGCGACGATCCATCGCATCAGTTGGCGTGCAGGTCGGCGTTGAGCTCCACGCCGGTCCGGCCGCCGCGCGGACGGGCCTCCAGGGCGCCGGTCTGGCTGTTGGTCAGGAACAGGATGCCGTCCGCGCCCGAGAGCTGGGCGGCCTTGACGACCGAGCCGTCGGGCATGGTGACCTTGGAGCCGGCGGTGACGTAGGTGCCGGCCGCGACGACGCAGTCGTTGCCCAGCGAGATCCCGATACCGGCGTTGGCGCCGATCAGGCAGCCCTCGCCGACGCTGACGATCTCCTTGCCGCCACCGGAGAGCGTGCCCATGATGGACGCGCC
This region includes:
- a CDS encoding substrate-binding domain-containing protein; the protein is MNTISRVARVAATLTIGLGALAACGANDDDSGDDGGGGDKEKTIALLLPETKTTRYESFDKPLFEAKVKDVCDKCKVDYLNADQDASKQQQQAQSAITNGANVLVLDPVDGKAATTIVKSAQSSKVPVIAYDRFIEGADYYVSFDNERVGQFQAEALVKATGDEGDILMLNGSPTDPNAAQFKKGAHSVLDKSNLKIVAEYDNPDWSPDNAQKFTSSQFNKIEPQELAGVYAANDGQAGGVFAAFKSAGVTKIPPITGQDAELAAIQRIIAGDQYMTVYKPIRREAEKAAELATDLANGVDIAGFEDVDGVASFILDPIVVEKDNIKDTIVKDEFYSVEDICTPEYADACKAAGLS
- a CDS encoding ATP-binding cassette domain-containing protein, with product MRTETDVVVDHLTKQFGSVKAVDDLSFTVRPGAVTGFLGPNGAGKTTTLRMLLGLVRPTGGSALIGGKRYEDIAQPGATVGAALEASSFHPGRTGLDHLRVYAPQVGASDARCHELLELVGMTDAAKRRVGGYSMGMRQRLGLAYALLGDPDVILLDEPANGLDPQGIVWLRHLLRAFADEGRTVLVSSHVLSEVQHTVDDVVIIASGRLVHASPLQGLHALVESRVRIAGPAPERIAALATDRGWRHEPVAGGIDVVDVPAAEVGAAAFAAGIEVHELANVGVGLEDVFLRLTSSPDAPASRGGVAA
- a CDS encoding sugar ABC transporter permease, whose product is MSYADRADERLVQDTSPHAMLTSVVRRLRSGDLGMIPVVVGLVVIWIVFYAMNPRFLSSRNLVELSLDSATIGMISVGIVLVLLLGEIDLSVGSVSGLSGAVLAVLLVYHDWPLLASILAALCAGLVIGAFYGLLFTRFGVPSFVITLAGLLAFLGAQLNVLGRNGTVNLPGDSALIDFANFTFLPPWLSYVLAVGVGLAYLLARLRTLRRRAAAQLSAPSLRWIVVRAVVIAAAVAGVAWYLNIDRGIGAMPLLWVGVIITMDFLLRRTTWGRHVFAVGGNEEASRRAGVPVNRVYISVFALCSMFAALGGVLAAGRLQAVSQSSGGTDTNLMAIAAAVIGGTSLFGGRGSVYSALFGMLVLQSITSGLNLVGVDAYVRYMVTGAVLLLAVTIDSLSRQARKSSGSG
- a CDS encoding ATP-binding cassette domain-containing protein: MTAPVLSLRGVAKRFGAVQALIDVDFEVRPGEVVALVGDNGAGKSTLVKIISGVYGADSGVIEIEGRPVQINGPKSAQALGIATVFQDLALADNLDVVANLFLGQESTSAGVLDEESMESRSWELLRQLSAKIPSVRIPIAGLSGGQRQTVAIARSLVGDPKIIMLDEPTAALGVAQTAEVLNLVERLRESGLAVVLITHNMADVQAVADRIYVLRLGRNAAEFRIDDVTTDQLVAAITGASDNVVAARRARAEGAAIPPIPLPDLPTEDEA
- a CDS encoding ABC transporter permease, translating into MSAAFKAELRKLFSTRLWWLLALVLVAYLVFIAVVISFSFTVDMGDDSGMPVGEELARVVYSLTSPIGYVFPLIVGSLLFTGEFRHKTITASLLAQPNRSVLMAAKLAAAVVVGLIYGVIGTASTVAGAAPVLAWRGDGAYLGAESVLTLLGMSVLVMTIWAVLGTAIGSVLTNQVAAIIVILAFTQFVEPVARVALGAWDATSEVAKYLPGAAADAVLGSSFFAQDTTTDLLSRGPGAIVLLAYVLVFVLLGRFVTLRRDIG